A region of Asticcacaulis excentricus DNA encodes the following proteins:
- a CDS encoding acyltransferase family protein, whose amino-acid sequence MSVSVSPLAPHPRAGGASLDVLRFLAAGFILLFHFGESAPRPLGDLIPVLWQGWLATDFFLMLSGFILMRAYGPRLAEQRVSPLSFVSRRILRLWPSHIVALLLLLAVVTLATLQGHPPGHAEKYTVSGFFEQLMLVHGWGISQIPGWNVPTWTLSALVVCYSLFSLSAGRVYRWNRAALVVGIVAILGLGLALGALIGHAFVDLPFQYGLIRALPLFFIGALLERLTAGVGVSQRAYFAGMAISGFIVIVLGSLPRDSASDVVILAALATVLVLSAGVRFHESHLTKRLGRASYALFLIHTVIGAIALGVDGMLMHRFALSEPVHWIVWGLCVAAAIAAAFVFEACVDRPLSQWVTARLIAPRKDPD is encoded by the coding sequence ATGAGCGTAAGCGTTAGCCCCCTTGCCCCCCACCCCAGAGCCGGGGGCGCCAGTCTCGATGTCCTGCGCTTTCTGGCGGCGGGGTTTATCCTGCTGTTCCATTTCGGCGAGTCGGCCCCGCGCCCGCTGGGCGATTTGATCCCCGTCCTGTGGCAAGGCTGGTTGGCCACGGATTTCTTCCTGATGCTGTCCGGTTTTATCCTGATGCGCGCCTACGGCCCGCGACTGGCCGAACAGCGCGTCAGCCCGCTCAGTTTCGTCAGCCGACGTATCCTACGCCTGTGGCCCTCGCATATTGTGGCGCTGCTGCTGTTGCTGGCGGTGGTGACGCTGGCGACCCTTCAGGGCCATCCGCCGGGCCACGCCGAAAAATACACCGTCTCCGGCTTTTTCGAGCAACTGATGCTGGTGCACGGCTGGGGGATCAGTCAGATACCGGGTTGGAACGTCCCAACCTGGACCTTGTCGGCGCTGGTGGTGTGCTACAGCCTGTTCAGCCTGAGCGCCGGTCGCGTGTACCGCTGGAACCGCGCCGCGCTTGTGGTGGGGATCGTTGCCATTCTGGGGCTGGGGCTGGCTCTGGGGGCCCTGATCGGCCATGCCTTTGTCGATCTGCCGTTTCAGTATGGACTGATCCGGGCCCTGCCTTTGTTCTTTATCGGGGCGCTGCTGGAGCGTCTGACCGCCGGGGTCGGCGTGTCACAGCGCGCCTATTTTGCAGGCATGGCGATCAGCGGGTTTATAGTCATCGTTTTGGGCAGCCTGCCGCGCGATAGCGCGTCGGATGTGGTGATCCTCGCCGCGTTGGCCACCGTTCTGGTCCTGTCGGCGGGGGTGCGTTTCCACGAAAGCCACCTGACCAAGCGGCTAGGCCGGGCGTCCTACGCCCTGTTTCTAATCCACACGGTCATAGGCGCCATCGCGCTGGGCGTTGATGGGATGCTGATGCACCGCTTCGCCCTGTCCGAGCCGGTGCACTGGATCGTCTGGGGCCTGTGCGTGGCCGCCGCGATCGCCGCGGCCTTCGTGTTTGAGGCGTGCGTCGATCGCCCGCTGAGTCAGTGGGTCACCGCGCGCCTCATTGCGCCGCGCAAAGACCCGGATTAA
- the nadC gene encoding carboxylating nicotinate-nucleotide diphosphorylase: protein MYITGLPDLLIEPVVRDALREDLGLAGDVTADAVILPRARFKAEFKAREAGILSGIDCARLAMSLMDPHIRFEVVKPDAAEVVAGDVIARVEGNARAILAAERVALNLLSHLSGVATLTHTYVRLVEDLPTRIACTRKTLPLLRGLQKHAVKCGGGHNHRYGLDDAILIKDNHIAICGGVEKALELAKASAGHTMKIEVEVDSLAQLKQALPFRPDVVMLDNFNLEELREAVALVKGATLLEASGGVNLDTVRAIAETGVDVISVGALTHSAPVFDIGLDAV from the coding sequence ATGTATATCACCGGACTGCCTGACCTGCTTATCGAACCCGTGGTCCGCGACGCCCTGCGCGAGGATCTGGGGCTGGCCGGTGACGTCACCGCCGACGCCGTCATCCTGCCGCGCGCCCGCTTCAAGGCGGAGTTCAAGGCCCGCGAAGCCGGCATCCTGTCCGGCATCGACTGTGCGCGTCTGGCCATGAGCCTGATGGACCCGCATATCCGCTTTGAGGTCGTCAAGCCCGACGCCGCCGAGGTGGTGGCCGGCGACGTGATTGCCCGCGTCGAAGGCAATGCGCGCGCCATTCTGGCGGCCGAGCGCGTGGCGCTGAACTTGTTGTCACACCTGTCGGGCGTGGCGACGCTGACGCACACCTATGTGCGGCTGGTCGAAGACCTGCCGACGCGCATCGCCTGCACGCGCAAGACCCTGCCCCTGCTGCGCGGCCTTCAGAAGCACGCCGTCAAGTGCGGCGGTGGCCACAACCACCGCTATGGCCTAGATGACGCCATCCTGATCAAGGACAACCATATCGCCATCTGCGGCGGCGTCGAAAAGGCGCTGGAGCTGGCCAAGGCCTCGGCCGGTCACACCATGAAAATCGAGGTCGAGGTCGATTCGCTGGCCCAACTCAAACAGGCCCTGCCGTTCCGGCCGGACGTGGTGATGCTCGACAACTTCAATCTGGAGGAACTGCGGGAGGCCGTAGCGCTGGTCAAGGGTGCGACTCTTCTCGAAGCCTCCGGCGGCGTCAATCTCGACACGGTGCGCGCCATTGCCGAAACCGGCGTGGACGTGATCAGCGTGGGCGCCCTCACCCACTCGGCTCCGGTGTTCGATATCGGGTTAGATGCCGTTTAA
- a CDS encoding L-aspartate oxidase: MPDVYLHNGPLIIGAGLAGLSVALNAAPQPTLVLAPVELGAACSSAWAQGGIAAALSPQDSPEAHAQDTLIAGAGINDPAATHALTGMGPDVVRRLNAIGAPFDHHADGSFVLNREAAHGLARVARVGGDLAGKKILEAVVAAAKAAPHIDIWEGAVATGLIRSDAQTVIGAVVERGGRPIEVFAPVVVLASGGSGGLFAVTTNPANLRGEGMAMAALAGAEIADPEFVQFHPTAINIGADPAPLATEALRGEGATLITKYGHRFAFDDHPDGELAPRDIVARAVHRANTTLGGAFLDCREAIGAHFPHEFPTVFASCMAAGIDPRTTPIPVAPAAHYHMGGIRTDIDGQTSLTNLFAVGECASTGVHGANRLASNSLLEAAAFGERVGRKAAEVAVRGGFAPDTEGALRPLPAPRLTPEALKTLRTAMQAHAAVIRDETGLKTLLETITGLEAAFKGALPLVAARLIAQCALQRRESRGSHYRQDYPATATEGQRTFVRLTEGGLIQRQTQKEVA, from the coding sequence ATGCCTGACGTCTATCTCCATAACGGTCCGCTGATCATCGGTGCAGGGCTGGCCGGGCTATCGGTCGCGCTTAATGCCGCGCCGCAGCCGACTCTGGTGCTGGCCCCGGTTGAGCTGGGCGCCGCCTGTTCTTCGGCCTGGGCGCAGGGCGGTATCGCGGCGGCCCTGTCCCCGCAGGATTCCCCCGAAGCCCACGCGCAGGATACTCTGATCGCCGGGGCCGGCATCAATGACCCCGCCGCCACCCACGCCCTGACCGGCATGGGGCCGGACGTGGTGCGCCGCCTCAACGCCATCGGCGCGCCCTTTGACCACCACGCCGACGGGTCTTTCGTGCTCAACCGCGAAGCCGCGCACGGCCTTGCCCGCGTGGCGCGCGTCGGTGGCGATCTGGCCGGCAAGAAGATTTTGGAGGCCGTGGTCGCCGCCGCGAAGGCCGCGCCACATATCGACATCTGGGAAGGCGCGGTCGCCACCGGCCTGATCCGATCCGACGCTCAGACGGTCATCGGGGCCGTAGTCGAACGCGGCGGTCGCCCGATTGAGGTCTTTGCCCCCGTCGTGGTGCTGGCGTCGGGCGGATCGGGCGGCTTGTTTGCCGTGACCACCAACCCGGCCAATCTGCGCGGCGAAGGCATGGCGATGGCCGCTCTGGCCGGTGCCGAAATCGCCGATCCGGAATTCGTGCAGTTCCACCCGACGGCCATCAATATCGGGGCCGACCCCGCCCCTCTGGCGACCGAAGCCCTGCGTGGTGAAGGCGCGACCCTGATCACCAAATATGGTCACCGCTTTGCCTTTGACGATCACCCGGACGGCGAATTGGCCCCGCGTGACATTGTGGCGCGCGCCGTGCACCGCGCCAATACGACTCTGGGTGGGGCCTTTCTCGATTGCCGCGAAGCGATTGGCGCGCACTTCCCGCACGAATTTCCGACCGTCTTCGCCTCGTGCATGGCGGCGGGCATCGACCCGCGCACGACACCCATCCCGGTCGCCCCGGCGGCGCACTATCATATGGGCGGCATCCGTACCGATATCGATGGCCAGACCAGCCTAACGAACCTGTTTGCCGTCGGTGAATGCGCCTCGACCGGCGTGCACGGGGCCAACCGTCTGGCGTCCAACAGCCTGCTGGAGGCCGCGGCCTTCGGGGAGCGCGTCGGTCGTAAGGCCGCTGAGGTCGCAGTGCGTGGCGGGTTTGCGCCGGATACAGAGGGCGCGCTGCGCCCCCTGCCCGCGCCGCGCCTGACGCCTGAGGCGCTCAAAACCCTGCGCACCGCCATGCAGGCGCACGCCGCCGTCATCCGCGATGAAACAGGCCTTAAAACCCTGCTGGAAACGATCACGGGGCTGGAGGCCGCGTTCAAAGGTGCGTTACCTCTGGTCGCGGCGCGCCTGATCGCGCAATGCGCCTTGCAAAGGCGGGAGAGTCGCGGTTCTCATTACCGTCAGGACTACCCCGCAACAGCGACTGAGGGTCAACGCACCTTCGTCCGTTTGACAGAGGGTGGCCTGATACAGAGGCAAACGCAAAAGGAAGTGGCTTAA
- the nadA gene encoding quinolinate synthase NadA — MLHSKNPIVDEALGALAFTPDIEAETAEIYARLKGKVSPIEWQIQAPLIAAINRLKRETNAVVLAHNYMTPDIFHGVGDYVGDSLGLAREAAKSDAKIIVQGGVHFMAETSKILAPEKTVLIPDLRAGCSLASSLTGEQLRLIKQRYPGLPVVSYVNTTADVKAETDICCTSANAVQVVEWAAKEWGVDRVILVPDEFLARNVARQTNIGIIAYKGACEVHERFNAQDIADVRAAHPDAVVLGHPECPPDVIAACDFTGSTTAMADYVTQNKPKQVVLITECSMADNVTADAGDGVEFLRPCNLCPHMKRITLEGIYASLLTMTHEVTVDAAIIDKARLSVQRMIDMPPTTTPARYDMIRARHHVDVELIS; from the coding sequence ATGCTGCACAGCAAAAACCCGATCGTGGACGAAGCCCTTGGCGCGCTGGCCTTTACGCCCGACATCGAGGCGGAAACCGCAGAGATTTACGCGCGCCTCAAGGGCAAGGTATCGCCCATCGAATGGCAGATTCAGGCCCCGCTGATCGCGGCCATTAACCGCCTCAAGCGGGAGACAAACGCCGTCGTTCTGGCGCACAACTATATGACGCCCGACATCTTCCACGGCGTCGGCGACTATGTGGGCGACTCGCTCGGTCTGGCGCGCGAAGCCGCGAAGTCGGACGCGAAGATCATTGTGCAGGGCGGCGTGCACTTCATGGCCGAAACCTCGAAGATTCTGGCCCCGGAAAAGACCGTGCTGATCCCCGACCTGCGCGCCGGCTGTTCGCTGGCCTCCAGCCTGACGGGTGAACAATTGCGCCTGATCAAGCAGCGCTACCCCGGCCTGCCGGTCGTCTCCTACGTCAACACCACGGCCGATGTGAAGGCGGAAACCGACATCTGCTGCACATCGGCCAATGCGGTGCAGGTGGTCGAATGGGCGGCGAAAGAATGGGGCGTGGACCGCGTCATTCTGGTCCCCGATGAGTTCCTGGCGCGTAATGTGGCGCGTCAGACAAACATCGGCATCATCGCCTATAAGGGCGCGTGCGAAGTGCACGAACGCTTCAATGCGCAGGACATTGCCGATGTGCGTGCCGCCCACCCCGATGCGGTGGTGCTGGGCCACCCGGAATGTCCGCCGGACGTGATTGCCGCCTGTGACTTCACCGGCTCGACCACGGCCATGGCCGACTATGTGACGCAGAACAAGCCGAAGCAGGTGGTGCTGATCACCGAATGTTCGATGGCCGATAATGTCACGGCCGATGCGGGCGACGGCGTTGAGTTCCTGCGCCCGTGCAATCTGTGCCCGCACATGAAGCGCATCACGCTGGAAGGCATTTATGCCTCGCTGCTGACAATGACGCACGAAGTGACGGTGGACGCCGCCATTATCGACAAGGCGCGCCTGTCGGTGCAGCGCATGATCGACATGCCACCCACCACCACCCCGGCCCGCTACGACATGATCAGGGCCCGCCACCATGTGGATGTCGAGTTGATAAGTTAA
- a CDS encoding Dps family protein, with protein MPKAAETPDTPVCLELSKVLADSYNLYLKTHGYHWNVRGPQFNSLHAMFMAQYTEMWTALDEIAERIRALGELAPMSGAAFGNLSSIKEGDATKSANEMLKELADGHKTLIATLKNALKVAEEASDDPTVDLLTVRLGSHEKHLWMISASLED; from the coding sequence ATGCCAAAAGCCGCCGAAACGCCTGACACCCCCGTCTGCCTCGAACTGTCGAAGGTGCTGGCCGACAGCTATAATCTCTATCTGAAGACGCACGGCTATCACTGGAATGTGCGCGGGCCGCAGTTCAACAGCCTGCACGCCATGTTCATGGCCCAGTACACCGAGATGTGGACGGCGCTGGACGAAATCGCCGAGCGCATCCGCGCCCTGGGCGAACTGGCCCCCATGTCGGGCGCGGCCTTTGGCAACCTGTCTTCGATCAAGGAAGGCGATGCCACCAAATCGGCCAATGAGATGCTGAAAGAGCTGGCCGACGGGCACAAGACCCTGATCGCCACGCTGAAAAACGCGCTGAAGGTTGCCGAAGAGGCCAGCGACGACCCCACGGTGGACCTCCTGACCGTGCGCCTCGGCAGCCACGAAAAGCACCTGTGGATGATCTCGGCCTCGCTGGAAGATTGA
- the arfB gene encoding alternative ribosome rescue aminoacyl-tRNA hydrolase ArfB, translated as MIFITPKISVDEAELSESFVRASGAGGQNVNKVSTAVELRFSIWENQTIPYEVKQRLIVLGGRRVTQDGVLVLFVQTHRTQDMNRKAARERFVELLQRAAAPPPPPRIKTKPTQGAVRRRLVAKSIRSGIKSGRQKPLGEDDD; from the coding sequence ATGATCTTCATTACGCCCAAAATCTCCGTCGATGAGGCCGAACTAAGCGAGAGCTTTGTGCGCGCGTCCGGCGCGGGCGGGCAGAATGTCAATAAGGTCTCGACCGCCGTTGAACTGCGCTTTTCGATCTGGGAAAACCAGACGATCCCCTATGAGGTCAAGCAGCGCCTGATCGTTCTGGGCGGGCGGCGCGTGACGCAGGACGGCGTGCTGGTCCTGTTCGTGCAGACCCACCGCACCCAGGATATGAACCGCAAGGCGGCGCGCGAACGCTTTGTCGAGCTGCTGCAACGCGCAGCCGCGCCACCCCCGCCACCGCGCATCAAGACCAAGCCGACCCAAGGGGCGGTGCGCCGGCGTCTGGTGGCCAAATCCATCCGGTCGGGCATCAAGTCCGGCCGCCAGAAACCTTTGGGCGAAGATGACGACTGA
- a CDS encoding GNAT family N-acetyltransferase codes for MTTEIRPATAADADAILTLYREVARLSGGLARTEAEITPDYITGNLTAALKRGVCLIAESDGRCVGEIHAYAPMPKQFAHVLSDLTVAVSPATQGQGVGRRLFEALIAHSRQQTHIRRIELLCREGNARGITLYESLGFVREGRLKGRVHLPDGTVEDDLFFGLTL; via the coding sequence ATGACGACTGAGATCCGACCGGCCACCGCCGCCGATGCCGACGCCATTCTGACGCTGTATCGTGAGGTCGCGCGCCTCAGCGGCGGGCTGGCGCGTACCGAAGCCGAAATCACGCCGGACTATATTACCGGCAACCTGACGGCGGCCTTGAAGCGCGGGGTGTGTCTGATCGCCGAAAGTGACGGGCGCTGCGTCGGGGAAATCCACGCCTATGCGCCGATGCCGAAGCAGTTTGCGCACGTCCTCAGCGACCTGACCGTGGCCGTGTCGCCCGCAACTCAGGGGCAGGGGGTTGGGCGTCGCCTGTTTGAGGCGCTGATCGCCCATAGCCGTCAGCAAACGCACATCCGGCGCATCGAGCTTTTGTGCCGCGAAGGCAATGCGCGTGGTATTACCCTCTATGAAAGTCTGGGCTTTGTGCGGGAAGGGCGATTGAAAGGGCGCGTCCACCTGCCCGACGGCACGGTCGAGGACGATCTGTTCTTCGGGCTCACGCTGTGA
- a CDS encoding glycosyltransferase family 4 protein: MWLLSPLACLSIVAIAAVLAALLAQLAIRGGPVDIPRDRGAHKAPTPTSGGLAVMAASGLAIAFGVMKLSVPGPQTGLWLFGFAALAGLSGAIDDVLDLPAKARLLFQIILCAGFANHYPVHELILAPGLTLAVPFPLGVLAATAWLVLGLNAINFMDGSNGLAIGTQAVCLLIYAGFVLAFGSQPVSMLGGVLLVFLATGGAFAGLLPFNLPLNRVFQGDAGSLFGGALVTGGALVLSTHEIASIWLGGFLLAPLLVDVLLTLLWRAQRNRNLFEAHKDHLYQQWLIHRDPDHGRLALKIWGLCALSCAIGTGARLIGITTGVELRFAALCLVVAALCYGWFRVRKTLTA; encoded by the coding sequence ATGTGGCTTCTCTCCCCCCTCGCCTGTCTGAGCATTGTTGCCATCGCCGCCGTGCTGGCCGCACTTTTGGCGCAACTGGCCATTCGCGGCGGGCCCGTCGATATTCCGCGCGACCGCGGCGCGCACAAGGCGCCTACGCCCACCAGCGGCGGGCTGGCGGTTATGGCCGCCAGCGGGCTGGCCATCGCTTTTGGCGTGATGAAACTTTCCGTCCCTGGGCCGCAGACCGGCCTGTGGCTGTTCGGCTTTGCGGCTCTGGCCGGACTGTCCGGGGCGATTGACGATGTGCTGGACCTGCCCGCCAAGGCACGGCTGCTGTTTCAGATCATCCTCTGCGCCGGTTTTGCCAACCACTATCCGGTGCATGAACTGATTCTGGCCCCCGGCCTGACTCTGGCCGTGCCGTTTCCGCTGGGGGTTCTGGCCGCAACGGCGTGGCTGGTGCTGGGGCTGAATGCCATCAATTTCATGGACGGGTCGAACGGTCTGGCTATCGGGACGCAGGCCGTGTGCCTGCTGATCTATGCCGGGTTCGTGCTGGCCTTCGGCTCGCAGCCCGTGTCGATGCTGGGCGGTGTGCTGCTGGTGTTTCTGGCCACCGGCGGGGCCTTTGCCGGGCTGTTGCCGTTCAACCTGCCACTCAATCGCGTGTTTCAGGGCGACGCCGGGTCGCTGTTCGGCGGGGCTCTGGTCACCGGCGGGGCGCTGGTCCTCAGCACGCATGAGATCGCCTCGATCTGGCTGGGCGGCTTCCTGCTGGCCCCGCTGCTGGTCGATGTGCTGCTGACGCTCCTCTGGCGCGCGCAGCGTAACCGTAACCTGTTTGAGGCGCATAAGGATCACCTCTATCAGCAATGGCTGATCCACCGTGACCCGGATCATGGACGTCTGGCGCTAAAAATCTGGGGGCTGTGTGCCCTGTCGTGCGCCATTGGCACAGGGGCGCGCCTGATCGGCATAACCACCGGCGTCGAACTGCGCTTTGCCGCCCTGTGCCTTGTGGTCGCTGCCCTGTGCTACGGCTGGTTCCGGGTTCGTAAAACGCTCACAGCGTGA
- a CDS encoding pyridoxal phosphate-dependent aminotransferase has translation MTFVESDTLKRVKPSPTLAVTAKARELARQGKKVISLGAGEPDFDTPENICDAAIKAIKRGETRYTDVDGIPELKAAIVEKFKRENGLEYKTTQVSVSPGGKPVIYNALMASVNVGDEVIIPAPYWVSYPDMVLLAGGTPVFAVGDMSTGFKLKPETLEAAITPKTKWLILNSPSNPSGAAYTEAELKALGEVLKRHPQVWILTDDMYEHLTFDGFKYTTIAQVCPELYDRTLTMNGVSKAYSMTGWRIGYAAGPEPLIKAMSKIISQSTSNPCSIAQWAAVEALNGPQDFIPERAAVFQKRRDLVVAGLNACEGIHCPTPEGAFYVYPSIEGLIGKTAPSGKVIQTDEDFASELLQQETVAVVHGAAFGLSPFFRISYATSEAVLTEACERIQRFCASLK, from the coding sequence ATGACCTTCGTCGAATCCGATACGCTGAAGCGCGTAAAGCCCTCCCCCACCCTCGCCGTGACCGCCAAGGCGCGCGAACTGGCCCGTCAAGGCAAGAAGGTCATCTCGTTGGGTGCGGGTGAACCGGACTTCGACACGCCGGAAAATATCTGCGACGCCGCCATCAAGGCGATCAAGCGCGGCGAAACCCGCTATACCGACGTCGATGGCATCCCGGAGCTGAAGGCCGCCATCGTCGAGAAGTTCAAGCGCGAAAACGGCCTGGAGTACAAGACGACGCAGGTGTCGGTGTCGCCGGGCGGTAAGCCGGTCATCTATAACGCCCTGATGGCTTCGGTGAATGTCGGTGACGAAGTGATCATCCCGGCCCCCTACTGGGTGTCCTATCCGGACATGGTGCTGCTGGCCGGCGGAACGCCGGTGTTCGCCGTCGGTGACATGTCCACGGGCTTCAAGCTGAAGCCGGAAACGCTGGAAGCCGCCATCACGCCCAAGACCAAGTGGCTGATCCTCAACTCGCCGTCCAACCCGTCGGGCGCCGCCTATACTGAGGCCGAGCTGAAGGCGCTGGGTGAGGTGCTGAAACGTCATCCGCAGGTGTGGATCCTGACCGACGACATGTACGAGCACCTGACCTTTGATGGCTTCAAATACACCACCATCGCGCAGGTCTGCCCGGAGCTTTATGACCGCACCCTGACCATGAACGGCGTGTCGAAGGCCTATTCGATGACCGGCTGGCGCATCGGCTATGCGGCCGGGCCTGAGCCGCTGATCAAGGCGATGTCCAAGATCATCTCGCAATCGACCTCCAATCCCTGCTCGATCGCGCAGTGGGCCGCCGTCGAAGCGCTCAACGGGCCGCAGGACTTCATCCCGGAACGCGCCGCCGTGTTCCAGAAGCGCCGCGATCTGGTCGTCGCCGGTCTCAATGCCTGCGAAGGCATCCACTGCCCGACGCCGGAAGGCGCGTTTTATGTCTATCCGTCGATCGAAGGCCTGATCGGCAAGACCGCCCCGTCGGGCAAGGTCATCCAGACCGACGAGGACTTCGCTTCGGAACTGCTGCAACAGGAAACTGTCGCCGTGGTGCACGGCGCGGCCTTCGGCCTGTCGCCCTTCTTCCGAATCTCCTACGCGACGTCGGAAGCGGTGCTGACCGAGGCCTGCGAGCGCATCCAGCGCTTCTGCGCCTCGCTGAAGTAA
- a CDS encoding RHS repeat-associated core domain-containing protein translates to MTDAKGNRTAFQYDNFNRQVRTSYPTASNGASTNSGDYEQIDYSGARVGSVRLRDGQVIGFHYDGLGRLSYKDNAVSETFTYNNFNQITSHTANSLTSNYSYNSLGWLKTDAQPLGTVTYDHDGFGRRTKMTYPGGFEVNYSYNDGDELTDINAGGAWLNFVYDNLGRRTQLNRSNGQTTSYGFDGSFRLNSVGFGSNTVSLGYNDADQIASRTNSNGAFNYNPGTVLITYGIDGLNRIATVNSANMSYDLRGNFTSDGASTFTYNTNNLMTSATQSGVMSHLTYDAENRLHSISKYDTTKFLYDGADIIAEYNGSNQLLRRYVHGPGMDEPLIWFEGSSTSDKRFFHADNQGSIIATTDSSGNTYATVYDEYGIRYASNETYAGRFSYTGQAYLPEIGMYYYKARMYNPIIGRFMQTDPIGYGAGLNWYNYVGSDPVNYTDPWGLQEEEKQDDCAPGETRGSDGVCATDVTVVGQRGRDLLSNDLGPLCAKIPAFCEYDVDILPIDPLVGETCEASTAGNKALGSPSYRQRVREMMKASLENWGGIVEYGFITDADTGLIGPLFTSGDRRKISNSAVRSPSGAPVAAVRSNFSNWVYTHSHPNNNPPSPLSSGDRKNAEFFGWTVIAVDKSFTVHCTRQR, encoded by the coding sequence GTGACCGATGCCAAGGGCAACCGCACGGCCTTTCAGTATGATAACTTCAACCGTCAGGTCCGCACCTCCTATCCGACGGCCTCGAACGGGGCGAGCACAAACAGCGGCGACTATGAGCAGATCGACTATTCCGGTGCGCGCGTCGGGTCTGTGCGCCTGCGCGACGGTCAGGTGATCGGCTTCCACTACGACGGTCTGGGGCGACTGAGCTACAAGGACAATGCGGTCTCTGAAACCTTCACCTATAACAACTTCAATCAGATCACCTCGCATACGGCCAATAGCCTCACCTCGAACTATAGCTATAATTCACTGGGATGGCTGAAGACGGACGCCCAGCCACTGGGGACGGTGACCTACGACCATGACGGCTTCGGGCGTCGCACGAAGATGACCTATCCGGGCGGCTTCGAGGTCAATTACAGCTACAATGACGGCGACGAACTGACCGATATAAATGCGGGCGGCGCATGGCTGAACTTCGTCTATGACAATCTCGGTCGCCGGACGCAGTTGAACCGCAGCAATGGCCAGACAACGAGCTATGGGTTCGACGGGTCGTTCCGCCTGAACAGCGTCGGGTTCGGCAGCAATACGGTGAGCCTGGGCTATAATGACGCCGATCAGATCGCCTCAAGAACAAACTCGAACGGGGCGTTCAACTATAATCCGGGGACGGTGCTGATCACCTATGGCATAGACGGGCTAAACCGGATTGCCACGGTCAACAGCGCGAATATGAGCTATGATCTGCGCGGCAACTTCACCAGCGATGGTGCCAGTACCTTTACCTACAATACCAACAACCTGATGACATCGGCGACGCAGTCGGGGGTGATGAGCCACCTGACCTATGATGCTGAGAACCGCCTGCATAGCATCAGCAAGTACGACACGACGAAGTTCCTGTACGACGGGGCGGACATCATTGCCGAGTACAATGGTTCAAACCAGCTTCTGCGGCGTTATGTGCATGGTCCGGGGATGGATGAGCCGCTGATCTGGTTCGAAGGGAGCAGCACCAGCGACAAGCGGTTCTTCCACGCGGACAATCAGGGCAGCATCATCGCCACGACGGACAGTTCTGGGAACACCTACGCGACGGTCTATGACGAGTACGGCATCCGCTATGCCAGCAATGAGACCTATGCCGGGAGGTTCAGCTATACGGGTCAGGCCTACCTGCCGGAGATCGGCATGTATTACTACAAGGCGCGGATGTACAATCCGATCATTGGGCGCTTCATGCAGACCGATCCCATCGGCTACGGCGCGGGCCTGAACTGGTATAACTATGTCGGGTCGGACCCGGTCAATTATACAGACCCGTGGGGACTTCAAGAGGAGGAAAAGCAGGATGACTGTGCGCCAGGTGAAACAAGAGGCAGCGATGGAGTGTGCGCGACTGACGTTACCGTGGTGGGCCAACGAGGTCGCGACCTTCTTTCGAACGACCTCGGTCCACTGTGTGCAAAAATTCCCGCTTTCTGCGAATATGATGTCGACATCCTCCCAATTGACCCATTAGTTGGAGAGACCTGTGAAGCGAGTACTGCAGGCAATAAGGCGCTGGGATCGCCTAGCTACAGACAGCGGGTTCGGGAAATGATGAAGGCCTCGCTTGAAAACTGGGGAGGCATTGTTGAGTATGGCTTCATAACAGACGCAGATACAGGCTTAATCGGACCGTTATTCACGAGCGGCGACCGAAGGAAAATATCGAACTCAGCTGTACGAAGCCCGTCTGGCGCTCCAGTTGCCGCAGTGCGATCAAATTTCTCGAATTGGGTGTATACTCACTCTCACCCGAACAACAATCCTCCGTCACCACTATCAAGTGGAGATCGTAAAAATGCTGAATTTTTTGGATGGACAGTTATAGCGGTAGATAAATCGTTTACAGTTCATTGCACTAGGCAGAGGTGA
- the cas2 gene encoding CRISPR-associated endonuclease Cas2: protein MTHLSAYRIMWIMALFDLPVVTSAERKRAGKFRLFLLDQGFEMVQLSVYARFAFSREKAEAITRKIGKAVPAHGKVDILYFTDKQYAQIVSFRGQSESALPKNPEQLALF from the coding sequence ATGACTCATCTTTCGGCATATCGCATCATGTGGATCATGGCCCTGTTTGACCTGCCCGTCGTCACCTCTGCCGAACGCAAACGCGCCGGCAAGTTCCGCCTCTTTCTGCTCGATCAGGGTTTTGAGATGGTGCAATTGTCCGTCTATGCCCGTTTTGCCTTCTCAAGAGAAAAGGCCGAGGCCATCACGCGCAAGATTGGAAAAGCCGTGCCCGCGCATGGAAAAGTAGATATACTGTACTTTACGGACAAGCAGTACGCACAAATCGTCAGTTTCAGAGGACAAAGCGAATCAGCTTTGCCGAAAAATCCGGAACAACTGGCGCTGTTTTGA